Part of the Rhodohalobacter sp. 614A genome is shown below.
ATCTCCTCTTCATCGGTTATTTCCTCAAAAGTATCTTTATAATGTTCGAAATCAGAAAGCCTGACCAATCTGTTTTCAGAAATCACCCTTTCGGTGATGGGCCTGTAATAGTTCGCCTGGGCATGATCAATCAGCTTGAGCATATTGTAAATAGACAATCCCTCGGGCGGGGTTTCGGAATATGGAACAGCGTCTATTACATATTTAAGAGCTTCGGCTTCATCCAGAAGGTATTCTGCATCGCTGAGTAACTCGTTTACTTTTTCTTGCGTAATTTCCTGGTTAGTCATTCTATATATGATCTATCTTACACAGACCAATTTGATGACGCCTCGGAAGCATCGTTTTTCTTCTGTTGTTCAAGCATATCAACAAGCGAAAGTCCCGTATTCCATTTCTGATCTCTGTCTCGCACGGAATGGATGTTGTTTTCTTCCTGGAAGTCCCAAAATTGGCCAAACTGGTTATTTTTATATTTTTTCAAAAAATCGAGCCGTTCTTTCAGGTCTTCTTTCGGCACCAAAAGGCGGCTTTTGTCATACACTGCATCCTCTCTTGATTCAAAAACAATGTCGTAATCCTTACTCATCACAATCGCTTCTTCGGGGCACACTTCTTCACAATATCCGCAGTAAATACATCGCAGCATATTAATCTCGAATACATTTGGATATCGCTCTTTTGGATCATCAGCTTTCTCATCGGCCTGCATACTGATTGCCAACGGTGGACAAGCACGTGCACAAAGGCCACAAGCCACACATCTCTCCTGTCCGTCATCTTCCACCAAAACCGGACGCCCACGAAATATATCCGGCGGACTCCATTTCTCTTCAGGATAATTCAAAGTAAATGATGGTGCAAACATCTGTTTAAAAGAATACCAAAGTGCTTTTAGGATTTCCGGGATGTAAAGCTTTTCAAGAAATGATAATGTGCGCTCCCGTTGGTAATCTTCACTTAGAGCATTTGCTACCGGCTGATCAAGATTATTCTGCATGCTATAATTTAATTATAAGTATGCCTTGGGATTAACAACTCAGGTAAAATAACCCTTTGGACAATTCTGTTCAAAGATTATTATGCGATTTTAATTGCTATTTCTGCCGGAATACCATGGTGATTGGCACTCCTTCGAAACCAAAATATTCTCGCAACTTGTTTTCTAAAAAACGTCTATAGTTGGGTGGGAGTTCCTGAGGATTATTCATAAAAAATTTGAACACCGGCGGATTCGATTTCACTTGCACCGCATACTGAATTTTTAATTGTCTTCCCCTTTTGACGGGCAGCGGGCGTTCTTTCAAAATTTTTGCAATGGAATCATTCAGCTGTGGAGTGGAAATTTTCTTTCTGCGCTGTTCAATCACTTTTTTCGAAAAGTCGAGTACTTTCTCAATCCGAAGCCCCGTCTTGGCCGAAATGGAAATAATTGGAATGTAGTCCAGTGTTCGAACTTTTCCGTAGATATATTGCTCGAATTCTTTCAGAAGATTGGTATCCTTATCGGGTACGGTATCCCATTTGTTGAGTACAATGATTATCCCCTTGTTAAAGTTTTCGGCCTCGCGCAGAATTCGTTTATCCTGTTCGTCGAAGCCCTGCATGGCATCGAGCAATAGCACCACAACGTCGGCTTCTTTAATGGCCCGGTCGGTACGAACCGTACTGTAAAACTCAATATTCTCTTTTACTTTGGCTTTTTTCCTCAGTCCAGCCGTATCCACAATAATGTACGTCTCCCCTTCATACTCCAGCCTGCTGTTGATTGCATCGCGCGTAGTACCCGGAATTTCGGTTACAATACACCGATCACTTTTCAGCAGTGCATTCATCAGGCTGCTTTTGCCAACATTGGGCCGGCCCACAAATGCAATTTTAGGATATTTTTCCTCTTCTTCCCCATCTTTATCCGGAAGTTGTTCAACAACCTTATCGAGAAGATCCCCTGTACCGGTTCCGCTGATTGATGAAACGGGGTACATTTCTTCAAAGCCAAGTCCATAAAATTCAACGGCTTCTAACCGTTTTTCTTCATTATCGCATTTGTTCACAACCAAGAGAACTGGTTTTTCCTGCTTTCGAAGAATTTCTGCCACGGCCTGGTCAAGCGGATGCATGCCGGTTTCCGTATCAACCACGAAAAGAATCACATCTGATTCATCAATAGCCAGATGAATTTGTTCGCGAATACCTGAAGTGATGGCATCCGATTCGTCCGGCAGATACCCGCCTGTGTCAATCACAGAGAAATTTTGTCCATTCCAGAAACTCTCGCCGTAATGGCGATCTCGTGTCACACCGTACTCGTCGTGCACGATGGCTTTCCTCCGGCCGATTAAACGGTTAAAGAGTGTTGATTTTCCTACGTTTGGACGGCCTACTATAGAAACCGTTGCTGGCATGATACTGTATATTTAAAAAATGAATTCCAACTCAAAAAAATGTACCGAACTTTATAGATAATGTTGCGATAACCCATTATGTTTGAGAGGAGATGAATGTCTCGTAAAGTTAAGAATTTTTTAAACAAAGCATATGCTTGAAACACTGCATGGATTTTTTGGATTTGCCGGGTCGTTAATCGTCTCTTTTTTGATTTTTATGTTCTTTGTTTTCTGGATGGCAGGAGTTGCCGGAATCGTAGAAGGTGACCGAAAAACATCCAGACAGATGTTATTTTATGCTCTGGCCATTTTTATCCCTGTCTATCCTGTTATCTGGCTTGTCTCGGATATGATTCGCCAGAGAAAACAGTTACGGAAATTGTAGAATAGTACATAGCTAATTGAGCATTGAGGTTAACAAAGGTGTTCTCATTCAAAATACAATTCTGGCAGGTTTTTAACCTCTCTACCATTCATAGATAATTTGTGTGCCAACAGTCATTTTTTGATAACCTAATCACAATTTTTTAAATATATAATCCCGAACAACTTTCATTGTCCGGGATAAGGTGTTGTTAAACATCAATTAAAGTAACATGTGCCGGTTTTTCCAGTTATGGAAAATGATGTTATCCCAATGTAAATTCTGGCAGTTTTTTGATCTCTCCACCACTCATGGATGATTCGTGTGCCAACAGTCCTACACAGGTCCAGTTAGCAGACTGAACTGCATTGGGATACGGATCTCGATCTTCAATAATCGCACTGACAAATTCATGAGCCAAGTGCGGGTGAGAGCCTCCGTGTCCGCCTCCCTGGATAAAGGACAGATGTGCTGAGTCTTCTGCATCATACACGCCGGCTTGGGTGAATGCCTGGATTTCTTCCGGCAGACGATGTCCATAATCAGGAACTTCCACTCGTTCAGCAATTTCGGGTTCAGGCTTCTTTGCTGTGTGAATAACTGGTTTCTCTCCCTCAATCAATGGCCATTCATACGATTTCTTCGATCCGTACGCATCAAAACTTTCGCGGTATTGGCGGGCCGTATCAAACAAACTTCGGTAAATGTGGGCGGATACATCAGAACCTTTCAGCTTGATGTGAGCCGATTGTACCGCAAATGAACAACCGGATTTCTCAGCTAATTCCTCGCTGATTTTTCCCGACCCGAAGCAGGATACATATTCTGCGGGTTTGTTCATCAGCCCAAGTACCGGACTTACCACGTGTGTGGCATAGTGCATCGGTTTCATGCGCTCCCAGTATTCCGGCCATCCTTCCATATCTTGTGGATGGCTGGCTTGAAGGTATTGAATCTCACCCAGCTCTCCTTTTTCATACAACTCCTTCACAAACAAAAATTCACGGCTATAAACCACCGTTTCTGCCATCGTATATTTTAACCCGGTTAGTTTGACTGTATCTACGATCTCTTCACACTCTTCAATAGTGGTGGCCATGGGAACAGTGCAGGAAACATGTTTGCCGGCCCTCAGAGCCATCAGCGAGTGTTTGGCGTGTAACTGAATGGGCGTGTTGATATGAACGGCGTCAATCTCCGGATCTTCCAGCATCTGCTCGTAGGAAGTGTATCGATTCTCAATGCCAAATTGATCCCCAATTTTATGGAGTTGTGATTCCGTACGCTGACTGATAGCGTACATATTTGCATTTGGGTGGCGTTGATAAATCGGGATAAATTCAGCTCCAAATCCTAAACCTACAATAGCTATGTTTACTTGTTTATCAGTCATGGTCAGATAGTTTTTATTTTTGTTTTTTAAGGGAATTGTTACGCTAAAAGGTTTTTTAGAAATGAAAGTCCGTCTTTAGCCAGTTGATCCGGACTTTCTGCAAGTGGACGCCAAATTGCAGCGGCTTTTGCCAGTAGTTCATTATCTGGCGTAAACGTTTCGATGATAATATGCTGATCGTACCCGATCTCATTCAGTGCAACGGCAATTTCATCCCAGTTGAACTGCCCGGTTCCCGGAGTCCCGCGGTCATTTTCAGCCACCTGAAAATGATACAGGTTATCCCCTGCTGTTCGTATAGCATCACCAAGATTTTTTTCTTCAATTCCGGCATGAAAAAGATCAATCATTACCTTACAGTTTGGGTGATTTACCTGATCAATTACATCACAGACCTGGCTGGTTAAATTCAAAAAACTTGTTTCAAATCGATTCAACGCTTCCAGGCAAATCGTAATGTTTTTTGATGCGGCATAATTAGCCACCTCCTGAAGTTGAGAAACCAAAAGTTTTGTTTCCATTTCTCGCTGAGCATCACTAGCGTCCCAAAGACGCCCCACTTCTGATGCCAGTGGTCCCACAAAAAGTTCAGAACCCAGTTCTTCGGCCGCATTAAGAGAATCCTTCATATATTTCATTCCTGCATCTCGTACCGACTTGTCTGGATGAATCAGATCTCTCCCCCCTCCCATAGCCGCACAAGTAGTAAGCGTTAACCCGTTATCTTCAACAACTTTTCGTGCTCTTTCGCAATCCAGTTCTTCGGGAGCTTCCAAAGGAATTTCTACGGTATTAAATCCTAAATCGGCAATTCGTGGAGCATATTCCTCGATTACTTTGTTATTTACAGGGGCTGTCCAAAGCCAAAGGCTGACACCAAATTTCATAGATTCTGGGGTTTATTCTGAAATTAAATCGCCTTGCATCATCGTAAAATGACCAGCATACGTACAAATATATGGATAGGTGCCTGGAGGCGGAACCGTAAACGTTACATACACTGTTTCACCTGGTTTTGACAAGGACGTATTGGCAATAATACGTTGCTGCATCGCTTCATCTTGAGGGATGTACTCCGTTTGTGAAGCCTGTAGTGCAGCCACACCTACCGGGTTAATATCCGAGCGCTGTTTCACGATTACAACGTTATGAGGTAAATCCCCGCGATTGATATATTTAATGGTGAGCGTGGAACCTGCTTTTGCTCGGATCTCCGTTACATCATAACTCAGATTAGCCCCCACTGATCCCACAACAACTGTATCTCCATCTGCTGTGTTTAGAGAGGGCTTCTTCAATTTGACGGCATAAGCATCCAATGAAATCAAATGGGTAATGAGACATATAAAAACGCAAACAGTGATCGTTTTTAATGTTGGGTAAAGATAACTTCTGCTAATCATGTAAATCGTTTCTAATCATTAATGAATGAATCATTTCATATCAAAAGATTTAGGGGGTCCCAAATAAGTTCGGATTTCCCCAAGTTTCTGCAAGAGTATTTAAATGTTCATGAACATCTTCAGGTAGAACATCTCTTAAACCGCTAAGCTGGCTGGAAACTTCAGCGCTAAATTCCGGGACAGAATCGTCCGGCCATTCCGCAGCAAGTCCAGTAACAAAAGCCGAAGCGATTGCAGAATCAGCTGATGTAAGTTGAACGAGAAAATCAGACACCGAATTGCCTGGTGAGTCACCCAAGGCATAATGCGATGCAATATTTTCTACGACAAATCCAACATTTGCTTTGTATGTGCTGTCGGCATTTTCAGGCAGCTGTTTTTGCAAAATCTGATCCAGAAAGCTGATCTCATTATTTGCAGCCGCCGCCATCGAAGCATGTTGAATCGCTTTGTCTTTGGCACTTCGCTCAAGAACTATAAGTTCCGCAACAGATTTTCCAACTTGATCGGAAGCAGGCATTTCTGCTACAGCTAAAAGCGCGGCAAGGCGAACTTGAATATTTGATGCTAACATCTGTTCTACCGGGAGAGTGTAATTCATCTCTCCGGGTACAACACTCAAGTTTGGTAAAAAGTCGGCCGCTAAAATAGCCTGAAGAGATTCTTCCGTTCTGGGAAGTGTCATCAGTGCGGCTCGGCGAACAGAAGGTGCAGGATGATAAAGAGCTGAAATTACAGCGTCAGTAACGTCCGAGTTTGAGCCATCAAGCGCTCCTAATCCTTTTAGTGTCCAAATGGAATGCAGTGCGCCAGGGTTTAATTCTAATTCATCAATGCTTTCATTTTCAATGAGTGAAATGAGATGTGGGACAACATCCAGATCTCCCCGTTCAACAAGTAATCGCTGCGCGGTAAGCCGCCAGAACATATTATCGTTTGTTAGTGCATTAGCCAGTTCTTCGGCGGAAGCATCCTTCAGATTTATATTCTGTGTGTGATCTGCATTTTTATTGACAATTCTGTAAATCCGGGCATGATCCTGGTCGCGTAAGTCATTGACATAGGCATTTCCTTCACCCGTTTCTCTGCCTTCTGGTGTTGGATTATGTTGAATCACCAAGTTATACCAATCGACTACCCAAAGAGCACCATCAGGTCCTACCCGGGATTGAATCGGTGAAAACCATTCGTCTTGGCTGGCAAGCATGCTTCCCAAGTTTTTAGCTTTAAAACTGCTGCCATCCTCTTCTATGAGAAATTCTCCTAGCAAATGCCCTGTAGGTTCAGCTATAAATGCATGCTTATTCCAGTACTCTTTTGGAAAATCGCGTGCTGTGTACATCTCAAAGCCAGAACCCGAAGTATAGCGTCCGTGCTGATCCACTTGGCGAACTTCGTCCAAAAGTGGATAAATTCGGTTTGAATTGGCAATCATTTGAAGTCGTGGTGTTTGCCCGAAACCTCGAATGTTATTATAAAATCGGTTCGGTATTGCACTGTGCAGAGGAACATCCCTATTTGCGGTTGATCCAAAAATCACTCCCTCTTCATTGAACCCGATTCCCCAGGTATTATTTGTTGTATTTGATATGTATTCTAAATCGGACCCATCAGGCTGAAAGCGATAAAAACCACTGCTAAACCGGTATTCTTTTCCTCCAACAGTCCCTTCAAAAGCAGAATAACCAACGGTTCCCCAGATTTGATTATCAAAACCATACCGTAAGTTGCTTGGGCCGGCATGGGTATCAAATGTGCCCCATCCGGTAAATAAAACTTCTCGCTCGTCGGCTTTGTCGTCGCCATTTGTGTCTTTAAAATAGATAAAATCGGGTGACTGAGAAACAATCACTCCGTCTTTATATAAAGCAAGACTTGTTGGAATATTCAATCCCTCAGCAAAAACGGTAACCTTGTCGGCTTTGCCGTCTCCATTTGTATCTTCCAGAATTTTAATTCGGTCATTACCTTCTCTGTTCTCCGTGAATTTGTTCGGATAATCCACCGTTTCCGTCACCCATAATCGTCCTTGTTCATCCCATGTCAAATCAATAGGATTAATAACCTGATCTTCGGAAGCAAACAGTTGAACTTCAAAATCAGGATCAACCAAAATATGTTTTTGGGACTCTTCGGGAGTTAAAGGATTTTGAATTTTAGTAATCGGATCGCCCACGGTTCCCCAA
Proteins encoded:
- a CDS encoding NuoI/complex I 23 kDa subunit family protein; the encoded protein is MQNNLDQPVANALSEDYQRERTLSFLEKLYIPEILKALWYSFKQMFAPSFTLNYPEEKWSPPDIFRGRPVLVEDDGQERCVACGLCARACPPLAISMQADEKADDPKERYPNVFEINMLRCIYCGYCEEVCPEEAIVMSKDYDIVFESREDAVYDKSRLLVPKEDLKERLDFLKKYKNNQFGQFWDFQEENNIHSVRDRDQKWNTGLSLVDMLEQQKKNDASEASSNWSV
- the der gene encoding ribosome biogenesis GTPase Der, encoding MPATVSIVGRPNVGKSTLFNRLIGRRKAIVHDEYGVTRDRHYGESFWNGQNFSVIDTGGYLPDESDAITSGIREQIHLAIDESDVILFVVDTETGMHPLDQAVAEILRKQEKPVLLVVNKCDNEEKRLEAVEFYGLGFEEMYPVSSISGTGTGDLLDKVVEQLPDKDGEEEEKYPKIAFVGRPNVGKSSLMNALLKSDRCIVTEIPGTTRDAINSRLEYEGETYIIVDTAGLRKKAKVKENIEFYSTVRTDRAIKEADVVVLLLDAMQGFDEQDKRILREAENFNKGIIIVLNKWDTVPDKDTNLLKEFEQYIYGKVRTLDYIPIISISAKTGLRIEKVLDFSKKVIEQRRKKISTPQLNDSIAKILKERPLPVKRGRQLKIQYAVQVKSNPPVFKFFMNNPQELPPNYRRFLENKLREYFGFEGVPITMVFRQK
- a CDS encoding Gfo/Idh/MocA family protein, with amino-acid sequence MTDKQVNIAIVGLGFGAEFIPIYQRHPNANMYAISQRTESQLHKIGDQFGIENRYTSYEQMLEDPEIDAVHINTPIQLHAKHSLMALRAGKHVSCTVPMATTIEECEEIVDTVKLTGLKYTMAETVVYSREFLFVKELYEKGELGEIQYLQASHPQDMEGWPEYWERMKPMHYATHVVSPVLGLMNKPAEYVSCFGSGKISEELAEKSGCSFAVQSAHIKLKGSDVSAHIYRSLFDTARQYRESFDAYGSKKSYEWPLIEGEKPVIHTAKKPEPEIAERVEVPDYGHRLPEEIQAFTQAGVYDAEDSAHLSFIQGGGHGGSHPHLAHEFVSAIIEDRDPYPNAVQSANWTCVGLLAHESSMSGGEIKKLPEFTLG
- a CDS encoding sugar phosphate isomerase/epimerase family protein, producing MKFGVSLWLWTAPVNNKVIEEYAPRIADLGFNTVEIPLEAPEELDCERARKVVEDNGLTLTTCAAMGGGRDLIHPDKSVRDAGMKYMKDSLNAAEELGSELFVGPLASEVGRLWDASDAQREMETKLLVSQLQEVANYAASKNITICLEALNRFETSFLNLTSQVCDVIDQVNHPNCKVMIDLFHAGIEEKNLGDAIRTAGDNLYHFQVAENDRGTPGTGQFNWDEIAVALNEIGYDQHIIIETFTPDNELLAKAAAIWRPLAESPDQLAKDGLSFLKNLLA
- a CDS encoding plastocyanin/azurin family copper-binding protein, with amino-acid sequence MKKPSLNTADGDTVVVGSVGANLSYDVTEIRAKAGSTLTIKYINRGDLPHNVVIVKQRSDINPVGVAALQASQTEYIPQDEAMQQRIIANTSLSKPGETVYVTFTVPPPGTYPYICTYAGHFTMMQGDLISE
- a CDS encoding PVC-type heme-binding CxxCH protein, producing MKSTQKYYHLLMMMFKYGFMNSIYNSILVKNMIVCNITVRKKVFPFLMLCILLSTVQQGLAFQESSEVASKIEILFLGGDGHHQPMERSQQLIPYLASRGIYIHYTHRMEDLNPDRLNQFDGLIFYGNQTGLSGKQESALLNFVNNGGGLVAIHSASAMFPESDAYINLIGGAFKAHGTGTFSTKRLLPDHPAIQGVSSFESWDETYVHMKHNPDKEVLSVRVEGQHEEPWTWVREQGDGRVFYTAWGHDQRTWGKEEFKQLIEQGVKWTVGDWALEAELDMPSFTFGEGELPYYPPGEPWGTVGDPITKIQNPLTPEESQKHILVDPDFEVQLFASEDQVINPIDLTWDEQGRLWVTETVDYPNKFTENREGNDRIKILEDTNGDGKADKVTVFAEGLNIPTSLALYKDGVIVSQSPDFIYFKDTNGDDKADEREVLFTGWGTFDTHAGPSNLRYGFDNQIWGTVGYSAFEGTVGGKEYRFSSGFYRFQPDGSDLEYISNTTNNTWGIGFNEEGVIFGSTANRDVPLHSAIPNRFYNNIRGFGQTPRLQMIANSNRIYPLLDEVRQVDQHGRYTSGSGFEMYTARDFPKEYWNKHAFIAEPTGHLLGEFLIEEDGSSFKAKNLGSMLASQDEWFSPIQSRVGPDGALWVVDWYNLVIQHNPTPEGRETGEGNAYVNDLRDQDHARIYRIVNKNADHTQNINLKDASAEELANALTNDNMFWRLTAQRLLVERGDLDVVPHLISLIENESIDELELNPGALHSIWTLKGLGALDGSNSDVTDAVISALYHPAPSVRRAALMTLPRTEESLQAILAADFLPNLSVVPGEMNYTLPVEQMLASNIQVRLAALLAVAEMPASDQVGKSVAELIVLERSAKDKAIQHASMAAAANNEISFLDQILQKQLPENADSTYKANVGFVVENIASHYALGDSPGNSVSDFLVQLTSADSAIASAFVTGLAAEWPDDSVPEFSAEVSSQLSGLRDVLPEDVHEHLNTLAETWGNPNLFGTP